In a genomic window of Phragmites australis chromosome 14, lpPhrAust1.1, whole genome shotgun sequence:
- the LOC133889984 gene encoding protein PELPK1-like isoform X1 gives MVSKKTMSSLVFLVALLLSCSSMSSALRYLQETKPKEEYPPHSTVPEIPKPELPPHPTVPELPKPELPPHPTVPELPKPEMPPHPTEPELPKPELPHPAVPELPKPELPHPAVPELPHPTVPEVPKPELPHPTVKEVPKPKLPHPAVPEVPKPDLPHPAVPEVPKPDLPHPAVPEVPKSDLPHPAVPEVPKPELPHPAVPELTHPVVPEMPKPELPHPVVPEIPKPELPKPELPPHPTVPELPKPELPHVPEEPKHEQPPKPESHYPVPEAKP, from the coding sequence ATGGTTTCCAAGAAAACCATGTCATCCCTTGTCTTCCTCGTGGCACTGCTGCTCTCTTGCAGCTCCATGAGCAGTGCGTTACGGTACCTGCAGGAGACGAAGCCCAAGGAAGAGTACCCGCCGCACTCCACTGTGCCAGAGATTCCGAAGCCTGAACTGCCGCCACACCCTACTGTACCGGAGTTGCCAAAGCCTGAACTGCCACCGCACCCCACTGTCCCGGAGCTGCCCAAGCCTGAAATGCCACCGCACCCTACTGAGCCGGAGCTGCCAAAGCCTGAACTGCCACACCCCGCCGTGCCGGAGTTGCCAAAGCCCGAGCTGCCACACCCAGCCGTGCCGGAGCTGCCGCACCCAACGGTGCCAGAGGTGCCGAAGCCCGAGCTACCGCACCCCACGGTGAAAGAGGTGCCGAAGCCCAAGCTGCCGCACCCCGCCGTGCCGGAGGTGCCAAAGCCCGACCTGCCGCACCCCGCCGTGCCAGAGGTGCCAAAGCCCGACCTACCGCACCCCGCCGTGCCGGAGGTGCCAAAGTCCGACCTGCCGCACCCCGCCGTGCCAGAGGTGCCAAAGCCCGAGCTGCCACACCCTGCCGTTCCGGAGCTGACGCACCCAGTAGTGCCAGAGATGCCGAAGCCAGAGTTGCCACACCCTGTCGTGCCAGAAATTCCAAAACCGGAGCTGCCAAAGCCTGAACTGCCGCCTCACCCCACCGTACCAGAGCTGCCAAAGCCCGAGCTGCCGCACGTGCCAGAGGAGCCAAAGCATGAGCAGCCACCGAAGCCGGAGAGCCACTACCCGGTGCCAGAGGCCAAGCCATGA
- the LOC133890002 gene encoding uncharacterized protein LOC133890002: MASKVTTSSLVFVLVLLLSGGGRSNAARRLDELPNPDLPAPLPKPEVPPKPDLPPLPKPEDQPKPELPPLPKPEEQPKPELPPLPKPEEQPKPEMLPMPKPEQQPKPELPPLPKPEEKPKPESPPLPKPEEQPKQPEMPPLPKPDEQPKPEMPPLPKPEEKPKPMLPPLLTGELPPKPVPEMPPKPELPPLPKVEMPPLPKAELPPKPEMPAVPEVRLPEPAGPKP; the protein is encoded by the coding sequence ATGGCTTCCAAGGTCACCACGTCCTCTCTTGTGTTCGTCCTCGTGCTGCTGCTCTCGGGCGGCGGCAGGAGCAACGCGGCGCGGCGCCTGGATGAGCTCCCGAATCCCGACCTGCCGGCGCCGCTGCCCAAGCCTGAGGTGCCACCGAAGCCGGACCTGCCGCCCCTGCCGAAGCCTGAAGATCAACCCAAGCCGGAGCTGCCGCCCCTGCCGAAGCCTGAGGAGCAACCCAAGCCAGAGCTGCCGCCCCTGCCGAAGCCTGAGGAGCAACCCAAGCCGGAGATGCTGCCCATGCCCAAACCTGAGCAGCAGCCCAAGCCGGAGCTGCCGCCCCTGCCGAAGCCTGAGGAGAAACCCAAGCCGGAGTCGCCACCCCTGCCCAAGCCTGAGGAGCAGCCGAAGCAGCCGGagatgccgccgctgccgaagCCAGATGAGCAGCCGAAGCCGGAGATGCCGCCTCTGCCCAAACCTGAGGAGAAGCCCAAGCCAATGCTGCCACCGCTGCTGACAGGTGAGCTTCCACCAAAGCCGGTGCCCGAGATGCCACCGAAGCCCGAACTGCCACCTCTGCCGAAAGTCGAGATGCCGCCACTGCCGAAAGCCGAGTTGCCGCCGAAGCCCGAGATGCCGGCCGTCCCTGAGGTGCGCCTGCCGGAGCCTGCTGGGCCGAAGCCATGA
- the LOC133889984 gene encoding protein PELPK1-like isoform X2 produces MVSKKTMSSLVFLVALLLSCSSMSSALRYLQETKPKEEYPPHSTVPEIPKPELPPHPTVPELPKPELPPHPTVPELPKPEMPPHPTEPELPKPELPHPAVPELPKPELPHPAVPELPHPTVPEVPKPELPHPTVKEVPKPKLPHPAVPEVPKPDLPHPAVPEVPKPELPHPAVPELTHPVVPEMPKPELPHPVVPEIPKPELPKPELPPHPTVPELPKPELPHVPEEPKHEQPPKPESHYPVPEAKP; encoded by the exons ATGGTTTCCAAGAAAACCATGTCATCCCTTGTCTTCCTCGTGGCACTGCTGCTCTCTTGCAGCTCCATGAGCAGTGCGTTACGGTACCTGCAGGAGACGAAGCCCAAGGAAGAGTACCCGCCGCACTCCACTGTGCCAGAGATTCCGAAGCCTGAACTGCCGCCACACCCTACTGTACCGGAGTTGCCAAAGCCTGAACTGCCACCGCACCCCACTGTCCCGGAGCTGCCCAAGCCTGAAATGCCACCGCACCCTACTGAGCCGGAGCTGCCAAAGCCTGAACTGCCACACCCCGCCGTGCCGGAGTTGCCAAAGCCCGAGCTGCCACACCCAGCCGTGCCGGAGCTGCCGCACCCAACGGTGCCAGAGGTGCCGAAGCCCGAGCTACCGCACCCCACGGTGAAAGAGGTGCCGAAGCCCAAGCTGCCGCACCCCGCCGTGCCGGAGGTGCCAAAGCCCGACCTGCCGCACCCCGCCGTGCCAGAG GTGCCAAAGCCCGAGCTGCCACACCCTGCCGTTCCGGAGCTGACGCACCCAGTAGTGCCAGAGATGCCGAAGCCAGAGTTGCCACACCCTGTCGTGCCAGAAATTCCAAAACCGGAGCTGCCAAAGCCTGAACTGCCGCCTCACCCCACCGTACCAGAGCTGCCAAAGCCCGAGCTGCCGCACGTGCCAGAGGAGCCAAAGCATGAGCAGCCACCGAAGCCGGAGAGCCACTACCCGGTGCCAGAGGCCAAGCCATGA
- the LOC133891710 gene encoding protein PELPK1-like yields MCKPSDMASKNTISSLLLMALLLSCSGMISAARLLEEAAPKEEYPHPAPELPKPELPPHPTVPELPKPELPPHPAVPELPKPELPHPVVPELPKPDLPHPTVPEMPKPEVPAHPAVPELPKPEVPAHPTVPEFPKAEVPAHPTVPELPKPEAPHYPAVPELPKPELPPHPTEPELPKPEVPAHPAVPELPPHPTVPELPHPDVPEVPKHELPPKPETHYPVPETKT; encoded by the coding sequence ATGTGTAAACCATCCGATATGGCTTCCAAGAATACCATTTCTTCCCTGCTTCTCATGGCGCTGCTACTCTCATGCAGCGGCATGATTAGCGCGGCACGGTTGCTGGAGGAGGCGGCGCCAAAGGAGGAGTACCCACACCCTGCCCCGGAGCTGCCAAAGCCTGAGCTGCCGCCGCACCCCACGGTGCCTGAACTTCCAAAGCCCGAGCTGCCGCCGCACCCGGCCGTCCCAGAGCTTCCGAAGCCCGAGTTGCCGCACCCCGTTGTGCCAGAGCTCCCGAAGCCCGACCTGCCTCACCCAACCGTGCCTGAGATGCCTAAGCCCGAGGTGCCTGCGCACCCTGCAGTGCCAGAGCTGCCAAAGCCCGAGGTGCCGGCACACCCCACCGTGCCGGAGTTCCCAAAGGCCGAGGTGCCGGCGCACCCCACCGTGCCGGAGCTGCCCAAGCCCGAGGCGCCACATTACCCTGCCGTGCCAGAGCTGCCCAAACCCGAGCTGCCTCCTCACCCCACCGAGCCTGAGCTACCGAAGCCCGAGGTGCCGGCGCACCCCGCTGTGCCGGAGCTGCCTCCTCACCCCACCGTGCCGGAGCTGCCCCACCCGGACGTGCCGGAGGTGCCAAAGCATGAGCTGCCACCGAAGCCCGAGACCCACTACCCGGTGCCAGAGACCAAGACATGA